CTGCATAATTTGGGTTTAGTTCAATGGCTTTGTTATAGTCCTGAATAGCTCCATGATAATCTTCAAGTTTCCTTTTTGCAAGTCCACGATTATAATAGGCATCTGCATCATTTGGGTTTAGTTCAATGACTTTGTTAAAGTCCTGAATAGCTCCACGATAATCTTCAAGTTTCGCCTTTGCAACTCCACGATTATAATAGGCACGTGCATCATTTGGGTTTAGTTCAATGGCTTTGTTAAAGTCCTGAATAGCTCCACGATAATCTTCAAGATCCGCCTTTGAAACTCCACGATAAAAATAATCTTTAGCCATTTGGGCTTGCATTGGATTTGCAAAACCTATCAAAACCAATTATGAGTTCACTCTAAAAAAAGGGCATTTAGCGGTGTGTCATTAGTAATCAATCCCGGACTTTCTCTTCTTCTTTTTTAAACCACCCCAATAAATAAGCCAATCCCATAAATCCAAGCAAAATCACACAAATAGCTAATAATAATATAGCAAGGTTACTCATTTTTAATACCCCTTTCTATTAAATATGCAATTATAAAAGATAATAACATTCCAACAAATCCAAAAATATAAACAGGTAAATCCCATTTTCCCTGAACAATATTCCCAACAATAGCCAAAAGAGCAACACCCTTGCTCATATCATACGCAAACGATGCCA
The sequence above is a segment of the Cytophagales bacterium genome. Coding sequences within it:
- a CDS encoding tetratricopeptide repeat protein; the encoded protein is MQAQMAKDYFYRGVSKADLEDYRGAIQDFNKAIELNPNDARAYYNRGVAKAKLEDYRGAIQDFNKVIELNPNDADAYYNRGLAKRKLEDYHGAIQDYNKAIELNPNYADAYGNRGNAKAKLEDNRGAIQDFNKVIELNPNDARAYYNRGVVKLMLNDKNGGCLDLNKAGELGYSDAYDSIKEFCQ